A part of Pseudochaenichthys georgianus chromosome 23, fPseGeo1.2, whole genome shotgun sequence genomic DNA contains:
- the cyb5r3 gene encoding NADH-cytochrome b5 reductase 3, with product MLSYIIGLIRGGFDSIVNLIFRLLFRKSRPALTLEDPNIKYALRLLDKQIVSHDTRKFRFALPSSEHILGLPIGQHIYLSAKVDGKLVVRPYTPVSSDDDKGYVDLVVKIYFKDVNPKFPEGGKLSQFLESLRINDTIDFRGPSGLLVYQGKGAFAIQSDKKSPADMKTARHVGMIAGGTGITPMLQIITAVMKDPKDQTVCYLLFANQTEKDILLRPELEEIQVNHPDRFKLWFTLDRAPEDWEYSQGFINEDMVREHLPAPGDETLIMMCGPPPMIQFACNPNLDKVGHSSSRRFTF from the exons ATGCTGTCCTACATCATTGGT TTGATCCGAGGCGGATTTGACAGCATCGTCAACTTAATCTTCAGACTTCTGTTCAGGAAGAGTAGACCCGCTCTCACCTTAGAGGACCCCAACATTAAGTATGCACTGCGGCTGCTGGACAAACAG ATTGTCAGCCATGACACCAGAAAGTTCCGCTTTGCCCTGCCTTCCTCTGAACACATCCTGGGTCTTCCCATCG GGCAACATATCTATCTGTCTGCAAAGGTAGACGGGAAGCTCGTAGTGCGTCCGTACACTCCGGTGTCCAGTGATGATGACAAAGGCTACGTGGACTTAGTGGTGAAG ATTTACTTTAAAGATGTTAATCCTAAATTCCCCGAGGGTGGGAAGTTGAGTCAGTTCTTGGAGAGCCTCAGGATCAATGATACTATTGACTTTAGAGGCCCCAGCGGTCTCCTGGTGTACCAAGGCAAAG GTGCTTTTGCCATTCAGTCAGATAAAAAGTCCCCAGCTGACATGAAGACAGCCAGACATGTTGGGATGATCGCTGGAGGAACAG GCATCACTCCGATGTTGCAGATCATCACCGCTGTGATGAAGGATCCAAAGGACCAGACGGTGTGCTACCTGCTGTTCGCCAACCAG ACTGAAAAAGATATTCTGTTGCGTCCGGAGCTGGAAGAGATCCAGGTGAACCACCCGGACCGGTTTAAGCTCTGGTTCACCCTGGACAGAGCACCTGAAG ACTGGGAGTACAGCCAAGGCTTCATCAATGAAGATATGGTGCGGGAACACCTGCCCGCCCCAGGTGACGAGACCCTCATCATGATGTGTGGACCTCCCCCCATGATCCAGTTTGCCTGCAACCCCAACCTGGACAAAGTGGGTCACTCCAGCAGCCGCAGGTTCACCTTCTAA